A region of the Paenibacillus sp. J23TS9 genome:
AAAACTCTTCATGTCATTAGCAGGAATAGATATTTCAAAACCTTTCCCTTTAATGACAAGAGGTTTATTGGTCTTCAGCAGCTGGTCTGCTAAAGAACTGCTGAGCTGAAGGTTCAACGGATGATACGACTCAATGGGCACATCACTAATATCCAGAGTAATATTTTTTGCATCTGTGTTGTTCAGTTGTCCAGTCAGGTAAGAAGAATCTACGTTTAGTACAGCGGACTTCTGATCGCCTGTACCTTTCTCAGATAGCGCTCCGGTTGTCAACTTTTTGGCGGAAGGTGTAGAAGGCGTACTTGGTGTAGAATTTGATCCTGAGCCTGACCACGAGCCATTGCCGGAGCCATTGCCTGGATCTGTGCCTGGATCCGGATTTGGTTTCGTACAAGGACTAAGCGGTGCAGAGAATGATACTTCTGAAGCCAGCTGATTACTGGAATTTGCAGCGAGCTTTGCTTTTGTTACATGGTATGAATCGGATACTTGGTCACCACCAGGAGATGGATCAGACCCTGATTCGGGATCTTGATTCTTTTCGGGTGATGAAACAGGTTCCTGCCCAGAATTTGCAGGTGGGTCCGCTGGTTCATTGGACGGTGGTTCTGGTGTTGGTTCAGACTCCGTTGGGGGAATGGGAGAACCATCTCCATCTTCAGATACGTTAACTACTATTGCGTCAGTTACTTTTGAGGCAATTACTTTATCTTGTGCATCCAATAGACGTATGTTTTGAACATTAAACGAGTATTTGTTTGCTTCATTCGCAATAAAAGATAATTTGACTAGAGTACCTTCCGCAACCGGTTCCTTAAATGTCAGTCCATAATGGACAACCGTTTGGTCAGACTCAGACGGATCTAGAACTGATGCATCGACAGACTTAATTTCTTCACCTTTTATGCCAGCAAGGGTATTCTCCAGGGAGAGCTTGGCATCATAAGCCACATCAACACTAATGGATTGAATGGCATCCATACCTTTGAAATCCACGCTAATGTTAATTGGTTCGGAAACTGTTAAGTTGTATGAATCTGCCTTAAGCGCTACTTCAGTTGAATGATCAATAGGTGCTTTCTCCGTATTGTATTCGTAAGTCATCGCTGGAACAGACAAGCCATTGCCTGCGTCATCATAAACGAATAGCTGGATTTTGTTCAAACCTTTTTTCAAATTAACTTCTACACTGAAATTACCTTCTGCATCGATGGTACCGGTGAAATCTTTCAGCTCTGTATCTGTATCTGTATCTGTATCCAAGCCGGCTTTTGCTTTGACATGGATAAGATCCTCAAGGTTTGTACCATCATACAAGTCCAAAAGCATATCATTTTCGATTGTGCCTTTGAGGATTCCAACATTCGGTTTTTCAGGATTTACAGTAATTTCATCAGGCAATGTAGCTTCAGGTGCCGTATTATCCACCATGAAAGCTTTAAGTGAATCGATCAAAGGAGTACTGTCTTCCTCATCCGGAATAAATACGAATGGGACCATGGCATAGATTCCTTCCGGATCCAGTTTGATTTTTTCATCTTGGGAGTCGTCAAAAGGATTTACAGTTCCATCCCAGTCAAATGAATAATAGAATGGGTCAAGCGATTTTTTGAAGTCATCATTGTGGATATAACCCACAGGCTCCGGAATCAAGTTTCCTTCTATATCCACACCATAGACACCGAACACATAATCCTCAAGCTTTTTATTGACTGAATAATATACTTTTGTACCATGGCCGTCTTCAGCAGTTGAGAGGTAGACCGGGTCAAGCTCCAGGTTAGTAATTTCATCCTGATTATATTTATCACCCACATATACACTAAACGGAACATGCAGCTTGTGACCTGTCTTCATTTGGGTGAATACGAGTTGTCCATCATACATACCTTGTGCAGTTCCTTCTGGTATGGTGAGTGTAACCGATAGATTAGCAGAACCTTGGTCTGCATTGATATTGATATCGCAAAGATCCGGAATAAGCGATAGTCCGTTGCTGCTACTCCAATTGACATATACTCCATAATGTTGATTGATGTGCGCGATATTATCAATGGTCAGCTGTCTTTTAGTTGTTGTACCTGCACCCAGTTGACCGAATGATAAGTTGCCAGAGTAAGAAGTCAGATGAGTCGCATCCTGAAGCTGGATTGGTAAATTCTCTTCTACCTTGACGATCGCCTGTGCTTCGGCGGAGTTTTTCAAATCTACACGGCCTGCGCCCTGTTCATTTACTCCATATTGTCTACCTTGACGATCTTTAATCAGCAAAGCATTATTGGTTATCAAAGCTTTGATTTGCTCCGGTTTTAGAGTCAATCCTTCTTGGCGTGTTTTCTCCAGCAGGAGAGCGGCGGAGCCGGCCACATGCGGTGCGGCCATACTGGTTCCCTGCAGCTCCTCGTAAGCATTCGTATAATCTCCCCCAAACGCCGGAATGGAAGATTTAATACCTACACCCGGAGCTGAAATATCCGGTTTAATGTTGTAGTTAGGAAGAGCTGGGCCTCTTGAGCTTAGATCGGCCAGTAAATCTTGTTCCTTTTGATAATTAAAGGTCACATGATTATTTCCCGCTTCTACTTCTTTTTGAAGCTGCAGGCCGCTATCCTGGGTGATCGTATAGGTTGGCACGGATTGTTTAGCACCCTCAATGGTGGCACCACCAATTTCCCCAGGTATATTGTTGAAGATAATGATGGCTTTAGCACCATTTGCCGCAGCATTTTCAGCCTTCGCAGCAAAGGTGATCGTACCTCGGGATACCAAAACCGTTTTCCCTTTGACATCTAAACCAGCATAATCTTTCACGTCACCCAGGTTAGCGTATACGAGCTCAAGATCTTCGTCGACATTATCCAGCTTGGAAGAAGTGGCAGCGAGCTGGGCATAAATAGTGCCTAACTTGGTTGATTTGAAAATAGGCGTTTGCAGCGGAGGAGTGGAGGCTCCAACCGAAATGGCCAGTTGAGCGGCAGCCGGGCTGCCTACGGTTTCTTCTCCGGGACCTTCATTCCCGTTGGACAAAACGACAGTTACACCGGCTAATGCCGCATTATCCGCTGCAATGGCATCGGGCGTATAGGAATTGTTCATTTTTGAACCAAGTGAGAGGTTGATGACATCCATGCCATCCGCCACTGCTTTTTCGATCCCTGCAATGACATTTTCAGTGCTCCCGCTGCCGTAAGGACCTAGTACACGATATACATAGAGATCGGAAGCGGGTGCCACACCGCGAACCCAACCTGTTGTGGAAGCGGGATCCTTCGGATCTCCACGACCGGCGACAGTTCCCGAAACATGTGTCCCATGCAGGGTATTATAAGAGCTTCCGTTTTTATCCGGTTTGCTGGAATCCGGTAATGTTTCCATCGGATCATTATCATTATCTACGAAATCATATCCGCCTTTATAAGCATCATGCAGGCTGGGATGATCATAATCGATACCTGTATCAATAACCCCGACCTTAATCCCTTTACCATCAAAACCCGAATCCCACAAATCATTCGCACCAATGAGTGGAGCGCTTTCGTCCATATTCGGATAGAAATCATGGCCATCTGCTATGGGCAGTGCATGAACTTCCTCGTTAGGGAATACCGCTTTTACACCAGGCAGCGCGAGCAGCTTATCCACTTGATTGGCCGGTAGAGTCACCGAATAGCCATTAAAAACTTTGGAGTATTCCCGTTTGAATAGGGCACCTGTTTTGGATAGTGCTGCTGATTTAAACGCTGTATGCTCCTGATTCAAAATACTGCTGTAGCTGCCAATGGACGAGCGGGCGCGGGAAGACGGATTTGCTTCATATACTTTGATGGGATCATTCCGAAGCTGAACGATGACCGTAATCGGATCGCTGCTGTTCGATGTATCCACATAATTTTGAGCCTCTTCTGCAGCTGAAAGACCCTTTAACTGAGCTGCCGCCTGTTGGTTTAATAATTCCTTTTTCAAGCTGCCTTGTTTAAGCAGGGAATCCAGCTGGATTTTCGTATTGGCCGGAAGCTTGTAAGTAGAAATAGATGCAGATGCAGCAGTCGCGTTCGGATATGTAATACCTGCAGCAAGTATGGTGCTTAACAGCAATGTGGAATAAGTGCGGATTTTAGATGGACCTTTTCTCAAATCATATCCTCCTTTAAAGAGACTGGAATCGTAAATAGGGGTGAACAACGATCCTCCTTTTTACATGGATTTAATTGAACACTAGTAAAATACAAATATAGTTTACATTTTTTACATTATTCTGGTATGAGACTTAAGGAATAAGGCCCTATGTGCTATAACAAGGCATTTGCTGTCATTTGAGCGTGTCGAAAATCTCTAAAAAAAGAATTTCGAGTATTAATTGTGAAAAAGGACATATTTCCTTCCCATATCCGTGGTTCTTTCCTTACGACAAAATAGGTTCGCAGACTTAAATTTAAAATCTGTAGAAAAATAAAAAACTTCTTTATTCCACATAAGTTAAGAGGCGAAAAATCAAATCAATCTAATAATGTAAGGATTTAGCAAAAATACCAGCAGTTATTTTGATTCTTTCAAGTTTTGAAGCCTTTTTGAATATTTGCGATCCAAGCGAAATAAAGATTAGATGATGAAACGCTTTCGATTGAAGGAGGGTTAAAGATGAAGCATTCAAAAAGAAAATGGGCGCTCCTGTCGTCAGCTCTGGTGCTGGCAATGACGGTTGGCTGTTCAAGCTCAGGCTCTGGTTCAAGTACAGATTCGAGTTCAAGTCCAAAAGAAACAAAAGACACAGGTAGTGAGCCAGCACCGTCCAAAGACAGCGGCGACAAAACTGCGACGGCAAAGAAAACGATTACGATTACATATCGTGATGACGGCACTGGTGAGAAGGGTACGCTGTATAAGTGGATTAAGGAGGTATCCTCTCAATATCCCAATAAGGATGTAGAGATCAAGCCGACACCGATTCAAGCATCGGAAGGGGACTATTTTGCAAAAATTGCATTGGCTTTGAAATCCAAGGATACCGCTCCGGATATTGTGACCGAGGACACGTTCATGCTGAACTCCGATGCAAGTGCCGGTTTCCTCGAACCGATGGATGAGCGGCTTAAAGGCTGGGAGGACTGGAGTAACGGTTCATTTATTGAAGCGATGAAAAAGGGAGTAACCGCTAGTGATGGCAAGATTTATGGCGTCCCATACAACACCGATTCAAGAGGTCTTTGGTACAACAAGGATATCTTTAAAAAGGTAGGACTTCCGGAAGATTGGCAGCCGAAATCCTGGGAAGAGGTGCTGGCAGCAGCCAGAACCATTAAGGAAAAGGCGGGGAAGGATGTTGTACCGATCTGGATGAACCTTGGTAAGGCAACCGGCGAAGCGACATCCATGCAGACCTATGAAATGCTTCTCTATGGTACAGGGGAAAGACTGTATGATGATGCCAGCAAAAAATGGATCACGAAAAGCCAGGGAATCAATGATGCACTGACGTTCATTGAGACGATTACAAAGGAAAAACTGGGACCTCCGCTTTCCAAAGTACTGAATGGTCAGGCCGGCAATACGGCAACACGCGAATATCTACCAAAAGGAAAACTCGCCATCTCACTAGACGGCTCGTGGATTCCAGGCAACTACCTGGAAGGCGGGGCTGCGCCATGGCCTGAATACAAAGATGTGCTCGGATTCGCGCCAATGCCAACCAATAAAGGTCAGGCACCTGGTTCGATCACACTGGCAGGTGGTTGGGCACTGTCTATTCCAAGTAACGCGCAGCATAAGGATGAAGCCTTTGATTTTATTAAATTCGCCTTGAACAAAGAAAACACCGAAAAGCTGGTCATTGCTTCCGGAAATATTACCGTACGGGCAGATGTAGCGAAGGATGCAGAATACACTAAAATGCCGTTTAATGAGCTCTCCACGGAATATTTAAAGAATGCAGAATTTAGACCAGCCCAGGATAAGTATCCTGAAGTGTCAACGCAAATCCAAACGATGGTTGAATCGGTCGCTTCAGGAACATCGGCAGCGGATGCAGCCAAGAAGTATACGCAGGACATAACCCGGATCGTTGGCCAGGATAATACATTGGAAAAATAACCATTCCGGCTTGCCCGCGCTTTCCCTTAACCAGGTGCGAAGCGCGGGCAAGCGGTGTTCTTATTCACAGAAGAAAGGAGACGCGCGAATGGGAGGACTTTCGGTTTCAAACCCGCATATCAAAAGAAAAAATTACACATGGCTTTATTTTTTATTGCCATCCATTGCGATCATGCTGTTATTTTTTATCTATCCGATTCTGCTAACCTTTTTCTACTCCTTCACCAATCTTGCCCTGACCGGTGAAGCGGCCAAGGAGCTGAAATTCGTCGGTCTGGATAATTACACTCGCATGTTTCAGGATCCGACGGTCCGAATCAGCATATGGAATACACTTATCTTTTTGATTGGGTCGGCAGTCATTGGACAGCAGGTGCTTGGTTTTTTGATTGC
Encoded here:
- a CDS encoding S8 family serine peptidase, which translates into the protein MRKGPSKIRTYSTLLLSTILAAGITYPNATAASASISTYKLPANTKIQLDSLLKQGSLKKELLNQQAAAQLKGLSAAEEAQNYVDTSNSSDPITVIVQLRNDPIKVYEANPSSRARSSIGSYSSILNQEHTAFKSAALSKTGALFKREYSKVFNGYSVTLPANQVDKLLALPGVKAVFPNEEVHALPIADGHDFYPNMDESAPLIGANDLWDSGFDGKGIKVGVIDTGIDYDHPSLHDAYKGGYDFVDNDNDPMETLPDSSKPDKNGSSYNTLHGTHVSGTVAGRGDPKDPASTTGWVRGVAPASDLYVYRVLGPYGSGSTENVIAGIEKAVADGMDVINLSLGSKMNNSYTPDAIAADNAALAGVTVVLSNGNEGPGEETVGSPAAAQLAISVGASTPPLQTPIFKSTKLGTIYAQLAATSSKLDNVDEDLELVYANLGDVKDYAGLDVKGKTVLVSRGTITFAAKAENAAANGAKAIIIFNNIPGEIGGATIEGAKQSVPTYTITQDSGLQLQKEVEAGNNHVTFNYQKEQDLLADLSSRGPALPNYNIKPDISAPGVGIKSSIPAFGGDYTNAYEELQGTSMAAPHVAGSAALLLEKTRQEGLTLKPEQIKALITNNALLIKDRQGRQYGVNEQGAGRVDLKNSAEAQAIVKVEENLPIQLQDATHLTSYSGNLSFGQLGAGTTTKRQLTIDNIAHINQHYGVYVNWSSSNGLSLIPDLCDININADQGSANLSVTLTIPEGTAQGMYDGQLVFTQMKTGHKLHVPFSVYVGDKYNQDEITNLELDPVYLSTAEDGHGTKVYYSVNKKLEDYVFGVYGVDIEGNLIPEPVGYIHNDDFKKSLDPFYYSFDWDGTVNPFDDSQDEKIKLDPEGIYAMVPFVFIPDEEDSTPLIDSLKAFMVDNTAPEATLPDEITVNPEKPNVGILKGTIENDMLLDLYDGTNLEDLIHVKAKAGLDTDTDTDTELKDFTGTIDAEGNFSVEVNLKKGLNKIQLFVYDDAGNGLSVPAMTYEYNTEKAPIDHSTEVALKADSYNLTVSEPINISVDFKGMDAIQSISVDVAYDAKLSLENTLAGIKGEEIKSVDASVLDPSESDQTVVHYGLTFKEPVAEGTLVKLSFIANEANKYSFNVQNIRLLDAQDKVIASKVTDAIVVNVSEDGDGSPIPPTESEPTPEPPSNEPADPPANSGQEPVSSPEKNQDPESGSDPSPGGDQVSDSYHVTKAKLAANSSNQLASEVSFSAPLSPCTKPNPDPGTDPGNGSGNGSWSGSGSNSTPSTPSTPSAKKLTTGALSEKGTGDQKSAVLNVDSSYLTGQLNNTDAKNITLDISDVPIESYHPLNLQLSSSLADQLLKTNKPLVIKGKGFEISIPANDMKSFVTKDGLIIGLSFSNAPTGTPQAPTGGTVNFVSNALTINEPPAALTSPIAITLAIDPAKVKNRSKVGIFTQSTGGNWTYLSAGNNSPSTISFQTSKLGAFSAAEVSKTFADIVNHWAKNEIEVIAAHYLANGKDSSDMYKPNDQVTQAEFLSLLDRLLGTGRTWSERAAETGSNHQLTREELAILLANALGAPVTGTASDLSFKDQNSIQDAAKGAVLYAVQKGYLKGNPDHSFNPKGKLTRAEAGVILYRLLQDLQSK
- a CDS encoding ABC transporter substrate-binding protein, translated to MKHSKRKWALLSSALVLAMTVGCSSSGSGSSTDSSSSPKETKDTGSEPAPSKDSGDKTATAKKTITITYRDDGTGEKGTLYKWIKEVSSQYPNKDVEIKPTPIQASEGDYFAKIALALKSKDTAPDIVTEDTFMLNSDASAGFLEPMDERLKGWEDWSNGSFIEAMKKGVTASDGKIYGVPYNTDSRGLWYNKDIFKKVGLPEDWQPKSWEEVLAAARTIKEKAGKDVVPIWMNLGKATGEATSMQTYEMLLYGTGERLYDDASKKWITKSQGINDALTFIETITKEKLGPPLSKVLNGQAGNTATREYLPKGKLAISLDGSWIPGNYLEGGAAPWPEYKDVLGFAPMPTNKGQAPGSITLAGGWALSIPSNAQHKDEAFDFIKFALNKENTEKLVIASGNITVRADVAKDAEYTKMPFNELSTEYLKNAEFRPAQDKYPEVSTQIQTMVESVASGTSAADAAKKYTQDITRIVGQDNTLEK